One genomic segment of Arachis duranensis cultivar V14167 chromosome 4, aradu.V14167.gnm2.J7QH, whole genome shotgun sequence includes these proteins:
- the LOC107483419 gene encoding uncharacterized protein LOC107483419 — protein MAVMANQANTMEANPAVTLQAVQRLSQSAGNDNGNGKGNANDNAEGNGDNTGRVPMTLVTFLMVHLPTFRGSTNLTEEDHWFQAMERALQGQHVPHNQYVEFAAYQLAGEAQPWWQAECLLLQLQNAYVSWSVFQMAFYKKYFPESARKVKEMELMQLKQGSMSVADYTSKFEELCRFSRVCQGALEAYKSWKCIKYQRGLKDSIMTIVAPMEIRVFSDLVNKARVVEEYAKTVAASKETHGGTSSKGCGIYFHPRGQGFKRGGYAHQGQGGFRKNIHDQFQRGKGKGSQIGCFNCVLPCHIARDCTRGKNPNAGQSQHQG, from the coding sequence ATGGCGGTGATGGCGAATCAGGCCAACACTATGGAGGCGAATCCTGCTGTGACTCTGCAAGCTGTGCAGAGGCTAAGTCAATCGGCCGGGAACGACAATGGCAACGGTAAAGGGAATGCTAATGATAATGCAGAAGGAAATGGTGATAACACCGGAAGAGTTCCAATGACCTTGGTGACGTTCCTTATGGTTCATCTGCCAACTTTCCGAGGATCAACTAATCTTACTGAAGAGGACCACTGGTTCCAGGCCATGGAGCGTGCTTTACAGGGGCAACATGTTCCACACAATCAGTATGTAGAGTTTGCCGCTTATCAACTTGCAGGAGAGGCCCAGCCCTGGTGGCAAGCAGAGTGTCTCTTGCTACAGCTACAGAACGCTTATGTTTCGTGGAGTGTGTTCCAAATGGCCTTTTACAAGAAGTACTTCCCTGAGTCTGCAAGGAAAGTGAAGGAGATGGAACTGATGCAGCTAAAACAAGGTTCCATGTCTGTGGCAGATTACACCAGCAAGTTCGAGGAACTTTGTAGATTTTCTCGGGTGTGTCAGGGTGCCCTAGAGGCTTACAAGAGCTGGAAGTGCATTAAGTACCAGAGGGGTTTAAAGGATAGCATCATGACTATTGTGGCTCCTATGGAGATCCGTGTCTTCTCCGACTTGGTGAACAAAGCAAGGGTGGTTGAGGAGTATGCCAAGACTGTAGCGGCATCCAAAGAGACCCATGGGGGAACCTCTAGCAAAGGATGTGGCATATATTTCCATCCGAGAGGTCAAGGCTTTAAAAGAGGAGGATATGCACATCAAGGTCAAGGAGGTTTCAGGAAGAATATTCACGATCAGTTTCAGCGTGGCAAAGGGAAAGGAAGTCAAATTGGTTGCTTCAACTGTGTATTGCCTTGTCATATCGCGAGGGATTGCACTCGTGGGAAGAACCCAAATGCGGGTCAGAGTCAGCACCAGGGGTGA